A window from Candidatus Cloacimonas sp. encodes these proteins:
- a CDS encoding radical SAM protein — translation MQYPQMLSCNICPRNCGIDRTIQPGFCGVTQNLKVNLVTKHFGEEPPLTGNRGSGTIFFSGCNLRCVFCQNYEISTGGKGKYITEDKLIELMLNLQKEGAHNINLVTPTHYTPQIRESLITAKKEGLTIPVVWNSSAYEKVETLQTLKGLIDIYLPDFKYAHKIYAGKYSSALDYPSFALAAIKEMFAQTGLLEIDQQGIAQQGMIIRLLILPDGLSGCKENLRLLADELNLNITLSLMGQYYPAGKAMNYKELSRGITEKEYQDVVDTALELGFTNIYTQEISHSDVWTPDFSNAPEELNPCSEFNPQKKQTL, via the coding sequence ATGCAATACCCGCAAATGCTTTCCTGTAATATCTGCCCGCGTAACTGTGGGATTGATAGAACCATCCAACCAGGTTTTTGTGGAGTTACCCAGAACTTAAAAGTTAATTTGGTAACTAAGCATTTTGGGGAAGAACCACCTTTGACCGGAAATAGAGGTAGTGGCACTATTTTCTTTTCAGGATGCAACTTGCGCTGTGTTTTTTGTCAAAATTATGAGATCTCTACAGGTGGCAAAGGAAAATACATCACCGAGGATAAATTAATTGAACTGATGCTGAACTTACAAAAAGAAGGAGCCCATAATATCAATCTGGTTACTCCTACTCACTATACACCACAAATTAGAGAGTCGCTCATTACCGCCAAAAAAGAAGGTTTAACCATTCCGGTGGTTTGGAATTCTTCCGCTTATGAAAAAGTGGAAACGCTGCAAACGCTTAAGGGCTTGATAGATATATATCTGCCCGATTTTAAGTATGCACACAAAATATATGCCGGCAAATATTCCTCCGCTTTAGATTATCCTTCCTTTGCCCTTGCCGCCATCAAAGAAATGTTTGCCCAAACAGGGCTTTTAGAAATTGACCAGCAGGGAATCGCCCAACAAGGAATGATAATCAGATTATTGATTTTACCAGATGGTTTATCCGGGTGCAAAGAAAATTTACGCCTTTTGGCAGATGAACTAAATTTGAATATCACCCTCTCTCTTATGGGTCAGTATTATCCAGCCGGCAAAGCAATGAATTATAAAGAATTAAGCAGAGGCATAACGGAAAAGGAATATCAGGATGTAGTTGACACTGCTTTAGAGCTTGGTTTTACGAACATTTACACGCAGGAAATATCCCATTCGGATGTCTGGACTCCCGATTTTAGTAATGCCCCGGAAGAACTAAATCCTTGTTCCGAATTTAACCCCCAAAAGAAGCAAACACTATGA
- a CDS encoding N-acetylmuramoyl-L-alanine amidase, whose protein sequence is MKNKILTTLMFFTCLALLFGNISIQKTGESQPQSLRETNISKIAYVNLDDFCNIFKAICKQDRADNRIYLNIYDEQFIFLENSSYYTLKAVSYNMNYPFIRKGDCLYLPSIFVTEHLRMQFPNQVKRKGYALQIAKPIDNSVKTIVLDPGHGGKDPGAIGRKLNSNEKDVNLAVALKLKSILEKELGMNVLLTRDNDRFVSLQDRTRFANEKKADLFVSIHSNSSRATSSRGIETYYLSTAQTSDARAVEALENGVVERFEGGTEAKKKYDDLDFILSDLSQTEHLENSNNMAISVQQNLIAGTQNLDRGVKQANFYVLRGAFMPSILIELGFISNPEEEQLLINEEYQQQLARTIFEGIKRFKFRYDRIRNT, encoded by the coding sequence ATGAAAAATAAGATACTTACTACTTTAATGTTCTTCACTTGTTTGGCATTGCTCTTCGGCAATATCAGCATCCAAAAAACAGGTGAATCTCAACCCCAAAGCTTGCGGGAAACAAATATTTCCAAAATCGCTTATGTGAATTTGGATGATTTCTGTAATATCTTCAAAGCTATCTGTAAACAGGATAGAGCGGACAATCGCATCTATTTGAACATCTACGATGAACAGTTTATCTTTCTGGAAAATTCGTCCTATTACACTCTGAAAGCTGTCTCTTATAATATGAACTATCCTTTTATCCGCAAAGGAGATTGTTTATATCTGCCTTCCATTTTTGTAACCGAACATTTACGAATGCAGTTCCCGAACCAGGTTAAACGCAAAGGTTATGCACTCCAAATTGCCAAACCAATCGATAATAGCGTAAAAACCATTGTTCTTGACCCAGGACACGGAGGTAAGGATCCCGGCGCAATAGGAAGAAAATTGAACTCCAATGAAAAAGATGTTAATCTGGCCGTGGCTTTGAAACTGAAAAGCATCCTGGAAAAAGAACTTGGGATGAATGTTTTGCTAACGCGAGATAACGATCGCTTCGTCTCTTTGCAGGATAGAACTCGCTTTGCCAATGAAAAAAAGGCAGACCTCTTTGTCAGCATACATTCCAATTCCAGTAGGGCAACCAGTTCAAGAGGAATTGAGACCTATTATTTATCTACGGCTCAGACCTCCGACGCCAGAGCTGTAGAAGCACTTGAAAATGGCGTTGTAGAACGATTTGAAGGTGGAACTGAAGCAAAAAAGAAATATGACGATCTGGATTTCATTCTCAGCGATCTGAGTCAGACAGAACATCTGGAAAACAGTAATAATATGGCTATCAGCGTGCAGCAAAATTTGATAGCCGGCACCCAAAATTTAGATAGAGGTGTTAAACAGGCAAATTTTTATGTTTTACGAGGCGCTTTTATGCCTTCCATCCTAATTGAACTTGGGTTTATCAGTAATCCGGAAGAAGAACAGCTGTTGATCAACGAAGAATATCAGCAACAACTGGCACGGACTATTTTTGAAGGTATAAAGCGTTTCAAATTCCGCTACGATAGAATTAGAAATACATAA
- a CDS encoding sodium ion-translocating decarboxylase subunit beta, whose protein sequence is METLLSGILSFQLKQIIMILIGLVLIWLAIKHNYEPTLLLPIGFGTILANIPLSAAIGEHSPLGILFKAGIDTELFPLLIFVAIGAMIDFSPLLKNPFMLLFGAAAQLGIFVTIVLAASLGFDIKEAASIGIIGAADGPTSIYVANRFAPNLLGAISVAAYSYMALVPIIQPPVIRLLTTKKERRIRMDYHSGDVPKTVKIIFPIAITIIAGIFVPASLALIGFLMFGNLIRESGVLEGLSKTAQNELGNLVTILLGITIASKMQGELFLVPQTMLILALGLVAFIFDTAGGVLFAKLLNMFRKEKINPMIGACGISAFPMSARVIHQMGLKEDPFNFLLMPAVSVNVGGQIGSVIAGGIILALLA, encoded by the coding sequence ATGGAGACACTGCTTTCCGGAATACTTAGCTTTCAACTGAAACAAATAATAATGATTTTGATCGGTTTGGTGTTGATTTGGTTGGCGATAAAACACAATTATGAACCAACATTGTTGTTGCCAATCGGTTTTGGCACAATTTTAGCTAATATTCCACTTTCGGCTGCCATAGGCGAACATTCTCCCTTAGGGATTTTATTCAAGGCAGGAATTGATACGGAATTGTTTCCGCTCCTAATTTTTGTAGCTATCGGAGCAATGATCGATTTTAGCCCCTTGCTGAAAAATCCTTTTATGCTCTTATTTGGAGCCGCCGCTCAATTAGGCATTTTTGTAACCATTGTTTTAGCTGCCTCTTTGGGTTTTGACATTAAGGAAGCAGCCAGTATTGGCATTATTGGAGCCGCCGATGGGCCAACTTCCATTTATGTTGCCAATCGTTTTGCCCCCAATTTGTTAGGAGCAATTTCAGTTGCCGCTTATTCTTATATGGCATTGGTGCCGATTATTCAACCGCCGGTCATTCGCTTGCTTACGACAAAAAAAGAGCGTCGCATAAGAATGGATTATCACAGCGGAGATGTTCCTAAAACGGTGAAAATTATATTTCCCATTGCGATAACGATTATAGCTGGCATTTTTGTCCCTGCCTCTTTGGCGTTAATCGGTTTTTTAATGTTCGGAAATTTAATTCGGGAGTCCGGTGTATTGGAAGGGCTTAGCAAAACGGCTCAAAATGAACTGGGTAATTTGGTTACCATCCTTTTGGGGATAACTATTGCATCCAAAATGCAGGGAGAACTTTTCCTGGTTCCCCAAACTATGTTGATTTTGGCATTGGGATTGGTTGCTTTTATTTTTGACACAGCGGGGGGAGTGCTTTTTGCCAAACTGCTCAATATGTTCAGAAAGGAAAAGATAAACCCAATGATTGGAGCTTGCGGAATTTCTGCCTTTCCAATGAGTGCCAGAGTAATACATCAAATGGGCTTGAAGGAAGACCCCTTTAACTTTTTACTGATGCCGGCCGTAAGTGTAAATGTGGGAGGGCAAATTGGCTCTGTCATTGCCGGCGGAATAATTTTGGCTCTTTTAGCTTAG
- a CDS encoding S8 family serine peptidase, with protein sequence MSCLLMAINFDPDLFYSKTIIACFTKTAVPNIDGVVPFTMENNVVHTGMKSFDQLAEELRIIDMKQMHPYVKAPEWNDKGIYLQNHYRLFLDSDANMDKALELLAKDPNLVYAEFEGINRPRFVPNDPMLNLQYAHSLLQSFDAWDYTMGSHDVLVAITDSGVKWNHPDLRANIWINPAESPGMTINWDAGTISGGNGVDAGEGGGKIDDLMGWDFYNSDNNPYQDFSANDHGTHVAGCAGAVGNNEIGVIGTCPNVSILCCKGAPNTSAATGVSYAYDQVKYAGEIGADVINASWGSVGTGTYPNSIVNYVTALGALVVSAAGNENTEHNNSYQDYPADCTNALCVASVAQGDFKSSFSDYGAPIDICAPGSGILSTIINGNGYAAYDGTSMASPVAAGVAALVKSLNPNLTPNQLMQRLMLTADNIDSINPDFAGMLGAGRVNAYTATMYDKIPNLQIEDYILEAATGDNDGIANPGEIINLKIALTNYLNPITGLGWLQAENVTVKLRCNYPGVTIIDSVATFGTMYAGTTLLNINQPFKFQTVASLPSEPIPFQFYMQANANYTYPYNKTLALDIPLSLNQAGWPFNSGAATNSSPFLIDLDEDGNKEVIFGGANGSIESLLINGSTSYPGFPVQTSSNILGSMAMGNINSDANREFVACLQNNQVICFNDLGQIKWTVPAGGTLRNGPVIFRPNPASEPKAACITQNGVVNVFNGDGTNFANFPVTISGAYLAPLAIGDINNDGYMDILAIALNGTLNAISSQNGQVLAGFPITLNGGGSQNAICIANLDSDTLPEILIASSNGGYLYALNNDGSILFQKNIGTQIKTSPVVADVNNDNIKEIVLIANNGTIYIMNGLGADLAGTPISIENAVECTPVIARFDGDNNAGIIFGDATGLFHSVRIDGTESANFPITIGGNIKISASLADIDGDNDLDIAFPTDSGLAIIDVKRGAQAMLWPTYLGGFGRTNNAYQQTPITDPLLPALETTLYGAYPNPFNPETTISFTLSTPDFTELEVYNQKGQKVKTLFSGNLESGNHKFVWNGQDDKGNGVSSGLYFYRMKSGKYSSTKKMILMK encoded by the coding sequence ATGAGTTGCCTGCTGATGGCAATCAATTTTGATCCCGATTTATTCTACTCTAAAACTATAATTGCCTGTTTTACGAAAACTGCCGTTCCCAATATTGATGGAGTTGTTCCATTTACGATGGAGAACAATGTGGTTCACACAGGAATGAAATCCTTTGACCAATTAGCCGAAGAGCTAAGAATAATAGATATGAAACAAATGCACCCTTATGTGAAAGCTCCCGAATGGAACGATAAAGGAATTTATCTACAAAATCACTATCGCCTCTTTCTGGATAGCGATGCAAATATGGATAAAGCATTGGAGCTGTTAGCTAAAGACCCCAATCTTGTATATGCCGAATTTGAAGGGATTAACCGTCCCAGATTCGTTCCTAACGATCCTATGTTAAATTTGCAATATGCGCATTCGTTACTCCAAAGTTTTGATGCTTGGGATTACACAATGGGTAGTCATGATGTTTTAGTGGCAATTACAGATTCAGGCGTAAAATGGAATCATCCTGATTTGAGAGCCAATATCTGGATAAATCCTGCCGAATCACCCGGAATGACGATAAATTGGGATGCCGGAACAATCAGTGGTGGCAATGGAGTTGACGCCGGAGAAGGTGGAGGCAAAATTGATGACCTGATGGGCTGGGATTTTTATAATTCCGATAATAATCCCTATCAAGATTTTTCTGCCAACGATCATGGAACCCATGTTGCAGGTTGTGCAGGAGCCGTTGGCAATAATGAAATTGGCGTGATCGGAACCTGCCCAAATGTTTCCATTCTTTGTTGTAAAGGAGCTCCCAATACTTCTGCTGCCACGGGTGTATCTTATGCTTACGATCAAGTAAAATATGCCGGTGAAATCGGAGCCGATGTTATAAATGCCAGCTGGGGAAGTGTGGGAACAGGAACTTATCCTAATTCCATCGTTAATTATGTAACTGCCTTGGGCGCTTTGGTAGTTTCTGCCGCTGGTAATGAAAATACGGAACACAATAATTCCTATCAAGATTATCCTGCCGATTGTACTAATGCCTTATGTGTGGCTTCCGTTGCTCAGGGTGATTTCAAATCATCCTTTTCGGATTACGGTGCACCCATAGATATTTGTGCCCCCGGTTCAGGAATTCTATCCACTATTATAAATGGAAACGGATATGCAGCTTACGATGGAACTTCTATGGCGAGCCCTGTTGCCGCTGGTGTAGCTGCTTTGGTTAAATCTCTCAATCCCAATTTAACTCCCAATCAGTTAATGCAGCGGCTGATGCTGACTGCTGATAATATTGATAGTATAAATCCTGATTTTGCAGGTATGTTGGGCGCAGGAAGAGTAAATGCTTACACAGCTACTATGTATGATAAAATACCCAATCTGCAAATTGAAGATTATATACTGGAAGCAGCAACGGGAGATAATGACGGAATTGCTAATCCGGGAGAAATAATCAATTTGAAGATAGCTCTTACCAATTATTTGAACCCGATTACAGGCCTGGGCTGGTTACAGGCGGAAAATGTAACCGTTAAATTGCGCTGCAACTATCCCGGAGTAACCATCATTGATTCTGTAGCCACTTTTGGAACGATGTATGCCGGCACAACTTTATTGAATATTAACCAACCCTTTAAGTTTCAAACAGTGGCATCACTTCCTTCCGAACCCATACCTTTTCAATTTTATATGCAAGCAAATGCAAATTATACATATCCTTACAATAAAACCCTTGCTTTGGATATACCCCTTTCTTTAAATCAAGCAGGTTGGCCCTTCAATTCTGGTGCAGCCACAAATTCTTCACCCTTCTTAATAGACCTGGATGAGGATGGCAATAAAGAAGTTATTTTCGGGGGAGCAAATGGTAGTATTGAATCATTACTTATCAATGGCTCAACCAGTTACCCCGGTTTTCCCGTTCAGACCTCTTCCAATATTCTTGGTTCTATGGCTATGGGAAATATCAATAGTGATGCCAACCGTGAGTTTGTCGCCTGTTTGCAAAATAATCAGGTTATCTGTTTTAATGATTTAGGCCAAATTAAATGGACAGTTCCTGCCGGAGGAACTTTACGAAATGGTCCGGTTATTTTCCGTCCCAATCCTGCTTCCGAACCCAAAGCCGCTTGCATCACTCAAAACGGTGTTGTGAATGTGTTTAATGGCGACGGCACTAACTTTGCGAATTTCCCGGTTACCATTAGTGGCGCTTATTTAGCTCCTCTGGCTATCGGAGATATTAATAATGACGGTTATATGGATATTTTAGCCATTGCCTTGAATGGAACTCTTAATGCCATCAGTTCTCAAAATGGACAGGTCTTGGCCGGTTTTCCCATAACCCTTAATGGAGGCGGTTCTCAAAACGCCATTTGCATAGCCAATCTGGATTCAGACACTCTCCCTGAAATTCTGATCGCTTCAAGCAACGGCGGATATCTTTACGCGTTAAATAATGATGGCAGTATCCTTTTCCAAAAAAATATCGGAACGCAAATTAAAACCAGTCCCGTGGTAGCTGATGTCAATAATGACAATATAAAAGAAATCGTGCTGATCGCCAATAACGGAACTATCTATATTATGAACGGTTTAGGAGCCGATCTTGCCGGAACGCCAATTAGCATTGAAAACGCTGTGGAATGCACGCCTGTAATCGCAAGATTTGATGGTGATAACAATGCAGGCATTATTTTTGGAGATGCCACGGGTCTTTTCCATTCCGTTCGCATAGATGGAACTGAATCTGCTAATTTCCCCATCACGATTGGCGGAAATATAAAAATATCTGCCTCCCTTGCCGATATAGATGGTGATAACGATTTGGATATTGCTTTCCCAACTGATTCCGGACTGGCCATCATTGATGTTAAAAGAGGAGCTCAGGCAATGCTCTGGCCAACTTATCTGGGTGGTTTTGGAAGAACCAATAATGCCTATCAACAAACCCCTATTACAGACCCATTGCTACCTGCTTTAGAAACAACGCTCTACGGTGCTTACCCCAATCCGTTCAATCCGGAAACGACAATTAGCTTTACTTTATCCACTCCGGATTTTACTGAACTGGAAGTTTATAATCAGAAAGGACAAAAAGTAAAAACCCTATTCAGTGGAAATCTGGAATCAGGAAACCATAAATTTGTGTGGAATGGACAAGATGATAAGGGCAATGGCGTTTCCAGCGGATTATATTTTTACCGCATGAAATCAGGAAAATATAGCTCCACCAAAAAAATGATTCTAATGAAATAG
- the cdd gene encoding cytidine deaminase: protein MLNLSPKEKELLEEAKKASTNAYSPYSNYKVGCAVRTIDGHIITGCNVENASYSLTICAERNTIFKAISEGHKNFAEIAVFVDSEESFPPCGACRQVIYEFAPDINIIYANRKTVRLLNIKDLLPEAFTLNKA from the coding sequence ATGCTGAACTTGTCACCGAAGGAAAAAGAACTGTTGGAGGAAGCAAAAAAGGCATCTACCAATGCTTATTCTCCCTATTCCAACTATAAAGTCGGTTGTGCCGTAAGAACCATTGATGGACATATCATCACTGGTTGTAATGTGGAAAATGCCTCATATTCCTTAACTATATGTGCTGAACGCAATACCATTTTTAAAGCGATTAGCGAAGGACACAAAAATTTTGCCGAGATAGCCGTTTTTGTCGATAGCGAAGAAAGTTTTCCTCCCTGTGGCGCTTGCCGGCAGGTTATATATGAATTTGCACCAGATATCAACATCATTTATGCCAATCGTAAAACGGTTCGGTTGCTAAATATCAAAGACCTTCTGCCAGAGGCCTTCACGCTTAATAAGGCCTAA
- the recG gene encoding ATP-dependent DNA helicase RecG — MEEKKKNTDLHSEVKYLKGVGENRARLLGKLGIKSILDLMEYFPKAYINRKVNVALTEIKPGDLIAFTAMISWVDVHKSAKGKNILNVGVSDGKVRLICSWFAYPTIYEKMFIPGRSVWLNGTISEFNGQLQMIHPEFELIDDEEEAKDAFWKNQEVLPVYPLTEGINQKLMRRLIYGAFGLYADLIEEKLPDYILAKHNFLPRKIALQKMHFGQHPKEMEIVRRRFAYEDFFYSQLLWARHKIYHTTKTQGISFINKKQLTTALYKKLPFTLTRAQKKVLWEIFADMWSEKQMSRLLQGDVGSGKTVVTLFAMLLAVENDYQAVMMAPTEILAEQHYETISSLLKGFDLQVHLLKGGVYKGKDEIKEAIASGKAQIVIGTHALLQKDIKFKRLGFACVDEQHRFGVEQRAQLARMALHPDLLYLSATPIPRSLAMTVYGDLEVSILDELPPTRKPVTTIIRPANKIETVYSEIRKELEAGRQVYIVCPLIEESEKISLVDATQLYEYISTKVFPEYPACLLHGRMPAKVKDSIMLRFKAGEIKILVSTTVIEVGVDIPNASVMIVEHAERFGLAQLHQLRGRVGRGNAKAYCYLIYHEPVNKIAWQRLATMTKTTDGFIIAEKDLELRGPGDLFGFEQSGMPQFHFANIMRDQQILQQARKDAFEIIKADPDFKLPENGLVKKLYFSQYIKKEELILY; from the coding sequence ATGGAAGAAAAGAAAAAAAACACTGATCTCCACAGCGAGGTTAAATACCTGAAAGGAGTGGGAGAAAATCGTGCTCGCCTTTTAGGCAAACTTGGCATAAAGAGCATTTTGGATTTGATGGAGTATTTTCCCAAGGCATATATCAACCGCAAAGTGAATGTGGCTTTAACAGAAATTAAACCGGGTGATTTAATTGCTTTCACGGCAATGATATCCTGGGTTGATGTGCACAAATCGGCAAAAGGCAAAAATATCCTTAATGTGGGCGTTAGTGATGGAAAAGTAAGGTTAATTTGCTCCTGGTTTGCATATCCAACCATTTATGAAAAAATGTTCATTCCGGGTAGATCAGTGTGGTTGAATGGAACAATTTCAGAATTTAACGGTCAATTACAAATGATTCATCCCGAATTTGAACTGATTGATGATGAAGAAGAAGCAAAAGACGCTTTCTGGAAAAATCAGGAGGTCTTACCGGTTTATCCTTTAACGGAAGGGATTAACCAAAAATTGATGCGGCGGTTGATTTACGGTGCTTTTGGTCTTTATGCGGATCTGATAGAAGAAAAGCTGCCGGACTACATTTTGGCAAAACATAATTTTCTGCCGCGCAAAATTGCCTTGCAAAAAATGCACTTTGGTCAACATCCGAAAGAAATGGAAATAGTCCGCAGGCGTTTTGCCTACGAGGATTTTTTTTATTCTCAACTGTTATGGGCGCGGCATAAAATATATCATACCACAAAAACGCAGGGTATTTCATTTATCAATAAAAAACAACTGACAACCGCTCTTTATAAAAAATTGCCCTTTACTTTAACTCGCGCGCAGAAAAAGGTCTTATGGGAAATTTTTGCCGATATGTGGTCTGAAAAACAGATGAGTCGTTTATTGCAAGGTGATGTAGGCAGTGGAAAAACAGTGGTGACTTTATTTGCAATGCTTTTGGCTGTGGAAAATGATTATCAAGCGGTAATGATGGCGCCAACGGAAATTTTGGCGGAACAACATTATGAAACAATATCCTCTCTGCTAAAAGGTTTTGACCTTCAGGTTCATTTGCTTAAAGGGGGTGTTTATAAAGGTAAGGACGAAATCAAAGAGGCAATAGCCAGTGGTAAAGCTCAAATTGTGATTGGAACGCATGCCCTTTTACAAAAAGACATTAAATTCAAACGGTTGGGTTTTGCTTGTGTTGACGAACAACATCGTTTTGGAGTGGAACAACGTGCCCAATTAGCGCGAATGGCTTTGCACCCTGATTTATTATATCTTTCGGCAACTCCCATTCCGCGCAGTTTGGCAATGACCGTTTATGGCGATTTGGAAGTGAGCATTTTAGATGAACTACCCCCTACCCGGAAACCGGTGACAACTATTATCCGCCCTGCCAATAAGATAGAAACCGTTTATAGTGAAATCCGCAAAGAGCTTGAAGCCGGCAGACAAGTGTATATTGTGTGTCCTTTGATAGAAGAATCCGAAAAAATCTCCCTCGTGGATGCCACGCAACTTTATGAATATATTTCTACGAAGGTCTTCCCTGAATATCCTGCTTGCCTTTTACATGGAAGAATGCCAGCCAAAGTAAAGGACTCTATTATGCTGCGTTTTAAGGCAGGCGAAATAAAAATTTTGGTTTCCACAACCGTGATTGAAGTGGGAGTGGATATTCCCAATGCCAGTGTGATGATCGTAGAACACGCCGAGCGATTTGGTTTGGCTCAATTACATCAATTGCGAGGTAGAGTTGGCAGAGGAAATGCAAAAGCATATTGTTATTTGATATATCACGAACCGGTGAATAAAATTGCCTGGCAACGCCTCGCCACAATGACTAAAACCACGGACGGTTTTATAATTGCTGAAAAGGATTTGGAACTACGCGGACCGGGCGATCTTTTTGGTTTTGAACAATCCGGTATGCCCCAATTTCATTTTGCCAATATTATGCGCGATCAGCAAATCCTGCAACAAGCAAGAAAAGATGCCTTTGAAATAATAAAAGCAGATCCCGATTTTAAGCTGCCCGAAAATGGCCTCGTAAAAAAACTGTATTTTAGCCAATATATTAAAAAAGAAGAGCTTATCTTATATTAG
- a CDS encoding polysaccharide deacetylase family protein: protein MMENPKSIFTIDVEDYYNVTEERGEPPVSEWDSLPSIVESGFLKLLDMLDTYQVKATCFFLGYVAKKYPHLVKEAQKRGHEIASHSMYHRLIYKMSREDFIADLLSSKKILEDICSEEVTAFRSPSFSVTEAIPWFFDALAEAGFSADSSVFPVKRDYGGYKTTQKKPFWIKTAKGDICEFPISVAPLCGKEFCFFGGGYLRLFPKRIILSMHKKLAQQGIPTLYYIHPREIEPQHPRLKMNRRAYFKSYVNLNTVQPKLKAILSSGKFVTCKEYIKTMKDN from the coding sequence ATGATGGAAAACCCTAAATCCATATTCACAATAGATGTAGAGGACTATTATAATGTTACCGAAGAAAGAGGTGAGCCACCTGTTTCGGAATGGGATTCTCTACCGAGCATAGTAGAAAGCGGTTTTTTAAAATTGCTGGATATGCTTGATACATACCAAGTTAAGGCAACCTGCTTCTTTCTGGGATATGTAGCTAAAAAATATCCCCATTTAGTAAAAGAAGCCCAAAAAAGAGGGCACGAAATTGCTTCGCACAGTATGTATCATCGCCTGATCTATAAAATGAGCAGGGAGGATTTTATTGCCGATTTGCTTTCCTCCAAGAAAATATTGGAAGATATTTGTTCCGAAGAAGTTACTGCTTTCAGAAGCCCCAGTTTTTCCGTCACCGAAGCTATACCTTGGTTTTTTGATGCACTTGCGGAAGCGGGTTTTTCTGCCGATTCATCTGTTTTTCCCGTTAAAAGAGATTACGGAGGGTATAAAACCACGCAGAAAAAACCCTTCTGGATAAAAACCGCCAAGGGTGATATCTGTGAATTTCCGATTTCTGTGGCGCCTTTATGTGGGAAGGAATTTTGTTTCTTCGGTGGAGGATATTTGCGTTTATTCCCCAAACGGATTATACTATCTATGCATAAAAAACTTGCCCAACAGGGAATACCGACTCTATATTACATTCACCCACGGGAAATTGAGCCACAACATCCACGCTTGAAAATGAATAGGCGTGCCTATTTTAAAAGTTATGTAAACTTAAATACGGTGCAACCCAAGCTAAAGGCAATTCTTTCCAGCGGCAAATTTGTTACCTGTAAAGAATATATAAAAACAATGAAGGATAATTAG
- a CDS encoding methyltransferase domain-containing protein, which produces MQNKAKTASFFDGYAGDFNAIYGTGTGPFQRLINKWFRQTMRIRFQKTIEECKPLKDKTILDIGCGSGIYDLTLAKYSPALIYGIDFAPGMIELAKKEAQKTGMDNICQFALADFNTLPEDKKYNYLILMGFMDYMENPQQVIAKTMRLATEKVLFSFPSSKGFLAWQRQIRYKFKCPLYLYSEKQLQELFANIAPWQCRIENIGRDFFVTLYK; this is translated from the coding sequence ATGCAAAATAAAGCAAAAACAGCATCCTTTTTTGATGGCTATGCTGGCGATTTCAATGCCATTTACGGAACGGGGACAGGACCTTTTCAACGCCTTATCAATAAATGGTTTCGGCAAACAATGCGGATTCGCTTTCAGAAGACCATAGAGGAATGTAAACCTTTAAAAGATAAGACAATTCTGGATATCGGTTGTGGTTCCGGAATTTATGATTTAACTTTGGCAAAATATTCACCCGCACTAATTTACGGCATAGATTTTGCCCCAGGGATGATCGAACTGGCAAAAAAGGAAGCCCAAAAAACGGGAATGGATAATATCTGCCAATTTGCCCTTGCCGATTTTAATACTCTACCGGAAGATAAAAAGTATAACTACCTTATTCTAATGGGTTTTATGGACTATATGGAAAATCCCCAACAGGTTATAGCTAAAACAATGCGTTTGGCAACCGAGAAAGTTCTCTTCAGTTTTCCCTCCAGTAAGGGCTTTTTGGCTTGGCAACGCCAAATTCGCTATAAATTTAAATGCCCGCTTTACCTTTATAGTGAAAAACAACTGCAAGAACTTTTTGCCAATATTGCTCCCTGGCAATGCCGCATAGAAAATATCGGCAGGGATTTTTTCGTTACGCTGTATAAATAG